From one Anguilla rostrata isolate EN2019 chromosome 12, ASM1855537v3, whole genome shotgun sequence genomic stretch:
- the LOC135236397 gene encoding olfactory receptor 8I2-like, with protein MENSTGIVFILQGLYEHKSNKRTYFVLTLIVYLFTIFVNLTLIVTIVLEKTLHEPMFIFLCNLCLNGIFGASTFYPKILVDLSSDLIVISYTACLCQTFVIYSYIFCEYTTLTVMAYDRYVAICKPLNYHSIITNRKVVKMLLFTWLLSLCESGIATSLTARLPVCGFIIENVYCTNWAIVTLSCVDTTINNIYGYIAMFFHISEAVLVFVSYINIIRASVRSREERSKFMQTCLPHLISLTNFTIALIFDIMYARYGATDRLQALRNFMSLEYLIVPPLLNPLIYCLRLNQIRRRIFRTCSRKQMF; from the coding sequence ATGGAGAATTCAACTGGAATCGTGTTTATTCTGCAAGGACTGTATGAGCATAAGTCGAACAAACGCACATATTTCGTCCTCACTCTTATCGTTTACCTATTTACTATTTTCGTGAACCTGACGTTGATAGTGACCATTGTTTTAGAGAAAACGCTCCATGAGCCCATGTTTATATTTCTGTGTAACTTGTGTCTAAATGGGATATTTGGTGCCTCTACATTTTATCCTAAAATATTGGTGGACCTTTCATCTGACTTGATTGTTATTTCGTATACAGCTTGTCTGTGTCAAACGTTTGTGATATACAGCTACATATTCTGCGAGTATACTACGCTAACAGTGATGGCTTATGACAGGTATGTCGCGATATGCAAGCCTCTGAATTATCACTCAATCATCACAAATCGGAAAGTGgtgaaaatgttgctttttacCTGGCTGTTATCTCTCTGTGAATCAGGTATTGCGACGAGCCTGACAGCCAGACTACCCGTTTGCGGGTTCATCATCGAAAATGTTTATTGCACAAACTGGGCAATAGTAACGCTGTCATGTGTGGATACCACTATCAACAACATATACGGGTACATTGccatgttttttcacatttcagaagCGGTGCTGGTCTTTGTTTCTTATATTAACATCATCAGAGCATCTGTGCGATCGCGGGAAGAACGAAGTAAGTTCATGCAGACCTGCTTGCCCCATTTAATCTCACTGACCAACTTCACGATCGCTcttatttttgacataatgtaCGCTCGCTATGGTGCCACCGACCGTCTGCAGGCTCTCCGCAATTTCATGTCCCTGGAGTACCTGATTGTTCCACCGCTCCTAAATCCCCTCATCTATTGTCTGAGACTGAATCAGATCCGCCGGAGAATCTTTAGAACTTGTAGCCGGAAGCAAATGTTCTAA
- the LOC135236566 gene encoding olfactory receptor 4B13-like has protein sequence MGNSTEILFVLQGLSETVSSKRTYFILILLVYLFTLLANLTLIGTVILEKTLHEPMLVFVCNLCVNGVLGASTFYPKILMDLSSDLSVTSYEACLGQIFVLYSYALCEYTTLAMMAYDRYIAICKPLNYHSIITPGKVMKLLFFTWFSSICESVVLAILIARLPLCGFNIDKIYCTAWSVVKLSCVDTTINNIYGYIVMIFHGSQAVLVAISYIHIVRACVRSPKERSKFMQTCLPHLIALSNFFIALAFDLMYTRYGPTDRLHALRNFMSLDYLIIPPLLNPLIYGLRLNQIRRRIFRIFDRKTHALK, from the coding sequence ATGGGGAATTCAACTGAAATACTTTTTGTTCTACAAGGACTGAGTGAGACAGTGTCAAGCAAGCGCACATACTTTATCCTCATTCTTCTTGTTTACCTTTTTACTCTTTTAGCGAACCTGACTTTGATTGGGACTGTTATTTTGGAGAAAACGCTACATGAGCCCATGCTTGTATTCGTGTGTaacttgtgtgtaaatggtgtACTTGGTGCCTCTACTTTTTATCCTAAAATATTGATGGACCTTTCATCTGACTTGAGTGTTACGTCGTATGAAGCTTGTCTGGGTCAAATTTTTGTATTATACAGCTACGCCCTCTGCGAATATACTACGTTAGCAATGATGGCTTATGACAGGTATATCGCGATATGCAAGCCGCTCAATTACCACTCCATCATCACGCCTGGGAAGGTGATGAAATTGCTGTTTTTTACCTGGTTTTCATCCATCTGTGAATCAGTAGTTCTGGCGATACTGATAGCCAGGCTGCCCCTCTGTGGATTCAACATCGACAAGATTTACTGCACAGCCTGGTCCGTGGTAAAGCTGTCATGCGTGGACACCACTATCAACAACATATACGGGTACATTGTCATGATTTTCCACGGTTCACAAGCTGTACTGGTCGCGATTTCCTATATTCATATCGTCAGGGCATGTGTTCGATCGCCGAAAGAACGGAGTAAATTCATGCAGACCTGTTTGCCCCATTTAATCGCACTGTCCAACTTCTTCATCGCACTCGCTTTTGATCTCATGTACACTCGCTATGGTCCCACCGACCGTCTGCACGCTCTCCGCAATTTCATGTCCCTGGACTACCTCATTATTCCACCGCTCCTAAATCCCCTAATCTATGGCCTGAGACTGAACCAGATCCGCCGGAGAATCTTCAGGATTTTCGACCGGAAAACACATGCTCTGAAGTGA
- the LOC135236312 gene encoding olfactory receptor 51E1-like has product MGNSTEILFFLQRLNETESSKHTYFILILLVYLFTLLANLTLIGTVVLEKTLHEPMLIFVCNLCVNGILGASIFYPKILVDLSSDLSVTSYKACLGQIFVLYSYALCEYTTLAIMAYDRYIAICKPLNYHSIITPRKITQLLLFAWLSSICESVGVTALVARLPLCGFNIDKIYCTAWSVVKLSCVDTTINNIYGYIFMILHGSQAVLVAISYIHIVRACVRSSKERSKFMQTCLPHLIALANFFIALTFDLMYTRYGPTDRLHALRNFMSLDYLIFPPLLNPLIYGLRLNQIRRRIFRIFDRKTHALK; this is encoded by the coding sequence ATGGGGAATTCAACGGAAATACTGTTTTTTCTACAACGACTGAATGAGACAGAgtcaagcaaacacacatattttaTCCTCATTCTTCTTGTTTACCTTTTTACGCTTTTAGCGAACCTGACTTTGATTGGGACAGTTGTTTTGGAGAAAACGCTCCATGAGCCCATGCTTATATTCGTGTGTaacttgtgtgtaaatggtaTACTTGGTGCTTCCATATTTTATCCTAAAATATTGGTGGACCTTTCATCTGACTTGAGTGTTACTTCGTATAAAGCTTGTCTGGGTCAAATTTTTGTATTATACAGCTACGCCCTCTGCGAATATACTACGTTAGCAATAATGGCTTATGACAGGTATATCGCGATATGCAAGCCGCTCAATTACCACTCCATCATCACGCCTCGGAAAATTACACAATTATTGCTTTTTGCCTGGCTTTCATCCATCTGTGAATCAGTTGGTGTGACGGCCCTGGTAGCCAGACTGCCCCTCTGTGGATTCAACATCGACAAGATTTACTGCACAGCCTGGTCCGTGGTAAAGCTGTCATGCGTGGACACCACTATTAACAACATATACGGGTACATCTTCATGATTCTCCACGGTTCACAAGCAGTGCTGGTCGCGATTTCCTATATTCATATCGTCAGAGCATGTGTTCGATCGTCAAAAGAACGGAGTAAGTTCATGCAGACCTGTTTGCCTCATTTAATCGCACTGGCTAACTTCTTCATCGCACTCACTTTTGACCTCATGTACACTCGCTATGGTCCCACCGACCGTCTGCACGCTCTCCGCAATTTCATGTCCCTGGACTACCTCATTTTTCCACCGCTCCTAAATCCCCTCATTTATGGCCTGAGACTGAACCAGATCCGCCGGAGAATCTTCAGGATTTTCGACCGGAAAACACATGCTCTCAAATGA
- the LOC135236723 gene encoding olfactory receptor 4B13-like, which yields MSETPRRFLHVRYKSAMGNSTEILFVLQGLNETVSRKRTYFILILLAYLFTLLANLTLIGTVILEKTLHEPMLIFVCNLCVNGILGASTFYPKILMDLSSDLSVTSYEACLGQIFVLYSYALCEYTTLAMMAYDRYIAICKPLNYHSIITPQKVMKLLFFTWFSSICESVVVVGLIARLPLCGFNIDKIYCTAWSVVKLSCVDTTINNIYGYIVMLLHGSQAVLVAISYIHIVRACVRSPKERSKFMQTCLPHLIALANFLIALTFDLMYTRYGPTDRLHALRNFMSLDYLIIPPLLNPLIYGLRLNQIRRRIFRIFDRKTHALK from the coding sequence ATGTCGGAAACTCCCCGGCGTTTTTTACACGTCCGCTATAAAAGTGCCATGGGGAATTCAACTGAAATACTTTTTGTTCTACAAGGACTGAATGAGACAGTGTCAAGGAAGCGCACATACTTTATCCTCATTCTTCTTGCTTACCTTTTTACTCTTTTAGCGAACCTGACTTTGATTGGGACTGTTATTTTGGAGAAAACGCTACATGAGCCCATGCTTATATTCGTGTGTaacttgtgtgtaaatggtaTACTTGGTGCCTCTACTTTTTATCCTAAAATATTGATGGATCTTTCATCTGACTTGAGTGTTACGTCGTATGAAGCTTGTCTGGGTCAAATTTTTGTATTATACAGCTACGCCCTCTGCGAATATACTACGTTAGCAATGATGGCTTATGACAGGTATATCGCGATATGCAAGCCGCTCAATTACCACTCCATCATCACACCTCAGAAGGTGATGAAATTGCTGTTTTTTACCTGGTTTTCATCCATCTGTGAGTCAGTTGTTGTGGTGGGCCTGATAGCCAGACTGCCCCTCTGTGGATTCAACATCGACAAGATTTACTGCACAGCCTGGTCCGTGGTAAAGCTGTCATGTGTGGACACCACTATCAACAACATATACGGGTACATTGTCATGCTTCTCCACGGTTCACAAGCAGTGCTGGTCGCGATTTCCTATATTCATATCGTCAGGGCATGTGTTCGATCGCCGAAAGAACGGAGTAAGTTCATGCAGACCTGTTTGCCCCATTTAATCGCACTGGCCAACTTCTTAATCGCACTCACTTTTGACCTCATGTACACGCGCTATGGTCCCACCGACCGTCTGCACGCTCTCCGCAATTTCATGTCCCTGGACTACCTCATTATTCCACCGCTCCTAAATCCCCTCATTTATGGCCTGAGACTGAACCAGATCCGCCGGAGAATCTTCAGG